Genomic DNA from Candidozyma auris chromosome 1, complete sequence:
AGCTGCTCAATATTCCCATCAAGGAAAAACAATTAATCGAGAAAATCGTCGACTCCTTGAGTCGGCTTACCTCAGATATGATTCTAGATGAGCATCGGTATGAGGTAGGACTAGAAAGACTTGAGAAAGCCCACCGAGTTCTCGAGGGATTTTTATGAGGGAAGCCTTTTTAGGCGAGAGATTAGCTCAATCTTACAAATTAGGAACTGACTAAATAAATGGGAGCGTGTTTAGCCTCACGCGGCTCGAATTGAGCTGCGTATGGCGCACTGTAGCCCTAGATTAGGGAAGTAACGCCAGACTAGGTTTTCTCTGAGCCGCGAATATAGCGAGTAATGCGAAGGGCCATGATTTGCAAGTGATTAATGTTAAATGATGAGCAGAGACTCGATCTACTGAGGGTATCGATCCTGAAAAAAGGACAAATGGAGAAACACAAATTCTTAGTCCACAGATTTTGCAATGTTTCCTCCATTTGCCATAAGATGTGCTTGTGTGTCAAATCTTACATTTTATGCCCTGTCACCTATCATTCGGATTTGTCTGCAGAGCTGGCTTGTCCCAGAAAGTATATTGTCTCTGCACAAAGAGCTTACTCTGGTTTTAATTCCGCCAATACCAGAAGCATTCGACTTCTGATAGGAGGGAAAGATGAAGCACATCACTTGAGTTCTCCCGAAGTATCATTATGTCAGTGAAGTCAGTTGACACTGCGGGTCACTTTTTAGATTTCTTCCCTCGTGAGTGCTTGCAGCCTCATCATGTCGTCTAACTGCTAGGTGTTGTGTGCAGGTGATTGCCTACCGTCATACAAAGACCTTACAAATTGCTCAACACTTTGAACTACTACATAGTAATCAGAAGTAATCCTCAAGGAGCCACAGTTGTTGGGGCTCACCTCGTATGGTTTTATAATAGAAGGGAGTTTGTTGTTTGCCACTTTTCTCCTCTTGTCTTTAAAGGAGAAGTTACCCCACCAAACATCCCAGTTGGCTATCGCAGATGTCCATCCGAGCTCAGCTGAGGTCCTCGTCTCCAGCGACGACTCCACCAATGTCAGATAATCCATCTTTCTCCCGTCAGTCGGACCTGTCTTCCTCGCTGACCGACGAGCCTTCCTTTCAGATTATGCAACGAAAAGATCAGCACCGATGGAGGAGCCTCAGGATAGAAGTTCCAGGTATGAAACCGAAACAAGAGTCCCCCACATTGCAAAGTCCCGCATCTGCATTCTCTCCAACTCAATTGGCAGATTCCATAGAGATTTCCTCATCTCCAACTTATGATACACGCAATATCACTCAGCTACCGACACCGGTGATAAACAGCGGCCTGTTTACTCAACCCAAGATAAACTTACTCAAGAGATCTCATGTTCACGGCTCTATATCAAGTGGTAACCACAGAGCTGTGTCGGAATTTCAGCCGGGGACGTTTATCAAGCGTGCTGAGACCCCTAACCCTACTTCAACTAGCATTCGCCATGTATCTAATCCTTCACTgatcgatgaagatgtgAAATTAGTTCCACTGCCTCCCTCTGATTCAGAAGACTTTAAGCTCATTGGTCAGATCCAGCAAGCCcctcatcttcagaaaTCATatgtttttgatgaagtcgtGGGGAGTGGCACATTCAGCACGGTAGTACGTGCTCATTCCACAACAAATCTTGATGACGTAGTTGCGGTGAAGATCGTGAATGTGCCTACGGAATCAAAAGAGGAGGTTTCGAACTTCCGTCTGTACATTTGCAGAGAACTTGGACTACTAACACATTTGAAACATCCATGCATTGTGGGTCTTCTAGACTACTCCGTTAACTTCTCAATCACACAGGATGAGATTGACGAGGCTCTCACAGGAAACCCACCTTCTGTGCCACCTGGTGCCGAAATGTATGACTATTATAATATTAAGATGTTCAACcagcaattttttttcttgcaGTATAGCCCAGGAGGGAATTTGTTTCAGTGGCTCTATGAGCACTACAGTACAGCTAGCCGCAGAATTGTCTTCTGGAAGCTTATGAGGCGGATAGTTGCTGAGTTGATAGCATGCCTTGCATTCATACACTCACATGATGTCGTTCATCGTGATCTCAAATTAGAGAACGTGCTCCTCAATTTTAAAACTGAGGATGTCTCCACATCATTTGAGCCGTCAGCGATTGATTCGCCTCTATGTACCTTGACAGACTTCGGCCtctcaaagaagttgaccCTGCCAAACCAGCTTTTAACGACCAAATGTGGCTCACAGGATTATGTGAGTCCCGAGCTCCTCATGGGTTTACAGTACGACGGTAAGCTATTGGATTCATGGTCCCTAGGGGTGCTCATATATGCGGTATTGGAAGACAGGCTTCCGTTCGATGTGCCCCCGCTAGAGTTCATGTCAAGCTCATCTATCTCACCGTCTGTTTTGAAGAGGCGTCGCAAAAAGCACAATCCAGCCCACAGAATAGCCATGATTGACTGGGAATGGTTACGCGTTTCCGCAACTTTGAAAGACGACACTAACTCAGAAGCCATGAAAGCAATCATCAGACAACTTACCTCTGTAGTGGAGGTATTGCTTGTTCGCAAGGACAAGAGGCTATCGGTCACAAGGGTGCTTCATGATGAGAGGTTCCAATGGATCAAAGAGCAGTTGCCTTCTACCTTTCTTGAGCATGTAATCTAGCTCTCACATTCCTTACTCGCCACGATGTATTATACAAATGAGTTAATTAGAATATAACCCAAACTTCTAGAGCTTAAGCAAACTAAACCCTATGTAATAGTCATTTTGAGGAAAGTatcaaagttcttgatggctgcaaaatgtgtAGAGTTGCCTATTCGCACTGACTTGCTTGAGGTAACAATATTCGTTCATGCAGGTAATAGGTTACATAGCGTAACCAACCGAGAAAAACGAGTTGAATTCACCAACGTGAAGGCGGTGTGGCCGGAAGATTCTATACTCTTTCAACCTAAGCGAGATTCTCAAAAGAACTTGAATTGGAGTCTTTGAACTGTCACTTGACTCAGCCACCATTTCCGTTCTTCCTAGACTGATTCTTCTGGGTTAATCACGTCAACCCATCCACACCATAATCATGGATGTCCAACTGGAATCCACACTTCAGAATGGTAGCACATCAGGGAAGGCCTCAACTCTTCCAGAGCTACCCCATGTGACTAATAACATAATACCGCTTTCGAACGTATTACGCTTCTACACACAAGAAGCGTATAAGCAGTTGAGCCGCCTGATTGAaaacttggccaatgcAAAAACTAGTGAGAGCGACATATCACGCAAGCGCAAGTTTCTTGAGGTGATTGTATCTCTAAGACGAGATTTTATCAAAATATACACTTTGGTTAAGTGGGCTCAGAACTCAAGGGACGTGTCGAAACTAATTGATCTATTGAATTACTTCCGCCAGCAAGAATTCTATTTTGAAAACTTGAGTATTGGTATAAATGAGCTTAATAATTTTAGTGGGGCTAAGCTCCCTGACTCTGATATTTTTACAGCTATCGAGATCTTAATCAAGGGACGTCCTCAACTCCCATCGTACAACTTCATTCCGAGAGCACCTGTATCACCAGAAAAAATTCTAGAGGTGCTAAAAGATATCAATATGACTCTTACAGCTCGAATGGCTCTTATAGAGGATATGCCTTCTCgcttcaagaacaactACGAGATCAAGGATGGAAgagtcatcatcaccataCCCAATGAGTTTCAGGTCTCTATTACGGTTGGGAACGATCTCATAATTGATTCCGAGCAGGATTACTATAAATcaccattcttcttcatcgacTTTGCATTTTTATTTGGTATCAACCCGGATACTGGCTTCATCACACACAAAGATAGCAGGATAATTACCAGACTCCCCAAATCATCCAGAGATAAGCTTGAGACAGTGATGAATCAGGTTTTATTAACTCAGTCGCTCTCTGGGCTTTACGACACACTTCACAAGTATTCAATATCGTTCAAGCTCTATCTTATCTCCCGTCAACTCAGGGATCTTTCAGTTCAGAGCAAATGGAAGAATAATATTCAGTTCCGCTATTCTTCGTGTCTAGTCATCATTAATTATTGGTCTAAAAACTACTTTTCCAGGGACTGGAAATCATTCATCGAGATTGGAATAGACAGACATTACAATCTCAACTTTCGTTGGTTTAAAAACGGAAAGTACAATCTCAACCACAACATCGAAAACATTACTGGTGATGACAATGACGATGTGCAAGACTTGAGCGTCGATTTGATACTCAGTCTCATAATAAATAAACACTCTGAGATCTTGATGCGGAAGATATTCGAGAGGATCTCCCTTCAATTTCCACCTGACGCATGCTCGTCTATAAATCCTTATCAATTATTGATTCAAGTTACGCCGGGAAAGTCGACCATCCTCGCAATCAATCCACTCACTGGCTTCTTTTATTTTATGGATCCATCTCCGATCCAAGCTCAAATTCAAAACAGAATTAATAGCCCCCCAAGTGGTACTAAGACGAACACCTTTTTAAGTGAGAATGatatcatcaccaacgtTGTTCATCACCTACTACACCTTCGTTTAGAGAGTTTGAGTGAAACGATCAACAACCAGTTGATATCAAGTGAGTGGATAGCGAACGACATTATCAAACTCAACGAGACCGAGACAAGTAAGCTCTATCTGAATCTGAAAATTCCGCAGGATACTGATGTTCCTAAAAGACCTAGGAAGCTTCAGTTTTATAGATGTCGTAATTGGCCAAcgttctctttcttgatttgctcGATCGATGGTGTTGCACTTCAAACTCAATGGTGGGTTTCTCGACTCAAGTCCATGAAAGGAGAATGGAGGATACAGTGGATGCAGAAGCTAAAGCCAAGCCAAGAAAGTGGTTACTCATATGCTTTTTTTAAAGATCTCTCCAAGCTCGGCTCCAATTTGATTGTCGATCATATAATAGTGGAAGAGTTGCAAGCTCGCAAAATCGATTACATCAGCTTCAGCGATGAAATTGCAATCAGCCATTTTGACTTGCCCTTCAAACTCGAGACTTCACCCACGAAGTATGAATCTATCTTCGTCTTATTCAACCAGGGGAAACTTTTACCAGTTTCTGTGTCCTCGACTTCGATATTCCTTCGTGTACTGCTATCATCCGATGACCTCTCGACAAAAATGGATCTCTCACTATCGGGATCACTTAGAAACTTGTCGGAAGCAGATATaggagttcttgaaaaactaGACGTGGATATCAAAGctgagaaagaaaagttTGAGATACGGAGTGTGGTCGATTTGTCCCGAAAACTGATGGACAGTCAGGAGTCAGATGGGGCTCACAATTTCTTGGGCAAGCTTTTCCTCCATTTAGAAAAAGTCGACCTGTTGGTGAGATTGTTATATCAGCTCAGAAAAACTAACATTTTCGTTACAACTACTTCCATCAATCAACTAGAATTCACTATTGACCCTGTTTACGAACAGTTTCATCTCAAACTCCCCGTTAACGACCAAGAAACACCAGAGTTGACCACAGGAGACCACGAGGAAGATTCGGTGAAAGTGTTAACAAGATTCTTGAATCGTCAAATTGCCGAATCACATGAAGCATTGGTAGGATCCATTCGGTATCTCAAAGAGTTTGCTCCGGTTGTCGGTGCAGCTAAGAAAATACGCATGCATTTACTTGACAAG
This window encodes:
- a CDS encoding serine/threonine protein kinase PRR1 gives rise to the protein MSIRAQSRSSSPATTPPMSDNPSFSRQSDSSSSSTDEPSFQIMQRKDQHRWRSLRIEVPGMKPKQESPTLQSPASAFSPTQLADSIEISSSPTYDTRNITQLPTPVINSGSFTQPKINLLKRSHVHGSISSGNHRAVSEFQPGTFIKRAETPNPTSTSIRHVSNPSSIDEDVKLVPSPPSDSEDFKLIGQIQQAPHLQKSYVFDEVVGSGTFSTVVRAHSTTNLDDVVAVKIVNVPTESKEEVSNFRSYICRELGLLTHLKHPCIVGLLDYSVNFSITQDEIDEALTGNPPSVPPGAEMYDYYNIKMFNQQFFFLQYSPGGNLFQWLYEHYSTASRRIVFWKLMRRIVAELIACLAFIHSHDVVHRDLKLENVLLNFKTEDVSTSFEPSAIDSPLCTLTDFGLSKKLTSPNQLLTTKCGSQDYVSPELLMGLQYDGKLLDSWSLGVLIYAVLEDRLPFDVPPLEFMSSSSISPSVLKRRRKKHNPAHRIAMIDWEWLRVSATLKDDTNSEAMKAIIRQLTSVVEVLLVRKDKRLSVTRVLHDERFQWIKEQLPSTFLEHVI
- the MED14 gene encoding Med14p, which encodes MDVQSESTLQNGSTSGKASTLPELPHVTNNIIPLSNVLRFYTQEAYKQLSRSIENLANAKTSESDISRKRKFLEVIVSLRRDFIKIYTLVKWAQNSRDVSKLIDLLNYFRQQEFYFENLSIGINELNNFSGAKLPDSDIFTAIEILIKGRPQLPSYNFIPRAPVSPEKILEVLKDINMTLTARMALIEDMPSRFKNNYEIKDGRVIITIPNEFQVSITVGNDLIIDSEQDYYKSPFFFIDFAFLFGINPDTGFITHKDSRIITRLPKSSRDKLETVMNQVLLTQSLSGLYDTLHKYSISFKLYLISRQLRDLSVQSKWKNNIQFRYSSCLVIINYWSKNYFSRDWKSFIEIGIDRHYNLNFRWFKNGKYNLNHNIENITGDDNDDVQDLSVDLILSLIINKHSEILMRKIFERISLQFPPDACSSINPYQLLIQVTPGKSTILAINPLTGFFYFMDPSPIQAQIQNRINSPPSGTKTNTFLSENDIITNVVHHLLHLRLESLSETINNQLISSEWIANDIIKLNETETSKLYSNSKIPQDTDVPKRPRKLQFYRCRNWPTFSFLICSIDGVALQTQWWVSRLKSMKGEWRIQWMQKLKPSQESGYSYAFFKDLSKLGSNLIVDHIIVEELQARKIDYISFSDEIAISHFDLPFKLETSPTKYESIFVLFNQGKLLPVSVSSTSIFLRVSLSSDDLSTKMDLSLSGSLRNLSEADIGVLEKLDVDIKAEKEKFEIRSVVDLSRKSMDSQESDGAHNFLGKLFLHLEKVDSLVRLLYQLRKTNIFVTTTSINQLEFTIDPVYEQFHLKLPVNDQETPELTTGDHEEDSVKVLTRFLNRQIAESHEALVGSIRYLKEFAPVVGAAKKIRMHLLDKEIPKLPNKLSKLQFEVKLQHLNSFQFVFYHNTTNPNAPKKTQKNRISFAMSYATNKFDNEARLFHKFSMKENLNSQNLRYKPLFEMIFKAASELQQEIQKDSTRGLLVKLNYDFLVDHSILEALLLKIADCFLNYIQNES